CACGTCCTGGTTCGGCAAGAATCACAACACGCCGAGCTATCAGTACGGCGCGACGGGACCATTCGATCAATGGCCTATCGGCATGGGCTTCGACTACTTCTACGGCTTCATGGGCGGCGAGACCGACCAGTGGACGCCGTATTTGTTCCGGAACACCACCCAGGTTTTCCCCTGGGTCGGAAACCCCGGCTACAATCTGACGACCGACATGGCGGACGATGCGATCGCCCACCTGCGACAGCTCAATGCCGCCGCGCCCGATCAGCCGTTCTTTGTCTACTACGTGCCCGGCGGCACCCATTCGCCGCATCAGCCGACCAAGGAATGGATCGACAAGTTCAAGGGCAAGTTCGACATGGGCTGGAACGCCCTGCGCGAGCAGATTTTCGCCAATCAAAAGCGGCTCGGCGTCATCCCCGCGAACACGCAGCTCACAGCCTGGCCGGACGACCTGCAAAAGTGGGAGACCTTGACGGCCGACGAGAAGAAGCTGTTCGCGCGGCAAGCGGAGGTGTTCGCCGCTTATGTCGCCTACACCGACCATGAGATCGGCCGCGTGATCCAGGAAGTCCAGGATGAGGGCAAGCTCGACAACACGCTGATCATCTATATCAGCGGTGACAACGGCACGAGTGCGGAAGGCACCACGCGCGGGACGCCAAACCAATACACGGCGTACAACGGCATATTGGACCTCCCCATTGCCGAGCAGTTGAAGGCCTATGACGCCTGGGGCTCGGCCGCTACATACCCGCACATGGCGGTGGCCTGGTCATGGGCCTTCGACACGCCGTTCAAGTGGATGAAGCAGGTCGCGTCGCACTTCGGCGGCACCCGGCAGGGCATGGCAATCGCCTGGCCGAACCACATCAAGGATGCCGGCGGCATCCGAACCCAGTTCCACCACTTGATCGATATCGTGCCGACCATCCTTGAGGCCACCGGCATTCCCGCGCCGCTGATGGTCAACGGCATCGCGCAGAAGCCGATTGAAGGCGTGAGCATGGCGTACACGTTCGACAAGGCGAACGCCAACGCGCCATCCGCGCGCACGACGCAGTATTTCGAGATGTTTGCCAACCGCGCGATCTATCACGACGGCTGGATTGCGGCGACAACACCACCTGCGCCGCCATGGCTCCTGGGGACTGTCAAGCTGCCTGAGGATGTGGTCAATGGCTACAAGTGGGAACTCTACAACATCGCCGAGGATTACTCGGAGAGCAACGACCTCGCGGCGAAGATGCCGGACAAGCTCCGCGAGTTGCAGGAGCTGTTCATCGTAGAAGCGACCAAGTACAACGTGTTCCCACTGGACAACTCGGTGCTTCCGCGCATCGTCGCAGCGCGCCCAAGCGCGACCGCGGGTCGGAACACCTTCACATACTCGGGCGAGTTGTCAGGCCTGCCCGAGAGTGATGCGCCCAGCATCCTGAACAGGTCCTATACGATCACCGCGGAGCTCGACATTCCAGGCGCCGGCACCACCGTTGGGCGCGCGGGCCCACAGGATGGTAACGAAGGCATGATCGTCACTGAAGGGGGACGCTTCGGTGGCTATGCCCTGTATCTGCTCAGGGGCAAGCCAGTGTTCGTCTACAACTTCGTCGGCCTCGAACACTTCCGCTGGGAAGGCAAGGACGCGCTCACACCGGGCAAGCACACTGTCGTGTTCGACTTCAAGTATGAGGGTCCCGGTTTCGGCAAGGGCGGCACGGGCGTCCTGAAGGTGGACGACAAGGAGGTCGCCACCAGCAAAATCCCGCACACCATTCCATTCATCATTGCCATCGAGGAAACCTTCGACGTGGGTGTCGATACCCGCACCGGCGTTGAAGACAAGGACTATCAGGTGCCCTTCCGCTTCACCGGCAAGCTTGACAAGCTCACCATCAAGCTCGGGCCGGTGCAGCTCACCAGCGAGGATCATCAGGTCATTCGGCACGCCCGCGCCGGCGCGAACAACTGATACCACAGCAATCCGGTCGGGTGTCCCTTCCTCGGGGTCCGGCCGGAGACCTTGGTGATCACGGGGCTTGAATCACGGCTTGGAGGGCAGGCTCGACCTGGCTCTCCAAGGAGAGGCTTGCTCGCCATCGCTCGAAAGCAGACGTGTCATGCTCACTTGGCGTTTTGGCGTGACCCCCAACCGACATTCCAGAGGCGCGCACGAGCTGCGGCGGCAACTGGTTCAATCCTGGGGCCCTATGCCGCGCATGGTCCGCCGGTCGGGAGTGAGCAATCTTGCTCGGACACCGGCGGGGAGCAGCGCCAAGGTTGGGGTTCGCTCAGGTGGTTGCATCGAGAACGTAAAACAACACTTCGTCCGTTTCTGCCGATTTCGCATAGCTTCCCATTCTCGGCTGTCGGATGATGTCGATCGTCGACGCTCAGCAGGCGCGGCAAAACTAGCGTGAATAACCAGGTGGCTTGGAGCACGGCACTCTGCTTTAGCGGGTCAGGTCGGTGCCACAAGTTTCCAGACACTTCTTCGTCCACAGCAAATCAAGGGAGACGCAAATGAGTAAGCTTGAACGCTTTTCGGCAGCACTGATCGCTGCGGCCGTGTTCGCTACTCCGGCCATGGCGTCGTGGTACGACAGAAACGGCACAGTCATCCATCCCTCCCGCGTCTACCACTGCATCCGGGCTCCAGACGTTGGCCAATTTGCCGGAGGTTCGTGGAATAATGCTCCGTGCGAACCGGCAGTCTGGTACTCGGGCAGCAGGAAACAGCACCGTGCGGCCAACGCGAGGTACGCGCCTGGCGTCGCAACAGGCGGCTCCAACAACAGAGGCGGCTTGGTCGGCGGCGCGGACCCAGGTACTTACAAGCCCTAAGAATAGGCGCTGTGTTTCTGCGGGGGCATTTGTAAGCGCCCCCGCTAGCCTTCGCCCACGTGCAGTAACCGGACGACCCGCGATCAGGTTATCAGGGTCCGCCGCTGAACCTGACCGGTTTTAAGGGTTAGATGTGTCCTGCCGGCCAGGCAGGT
This genomic interval from Bradyrhizobium sp. NP1 contains the following:
- a CDS encoding arylsulfatase, encoding MSTMRSIRLGLLATVAVAAASGLPAAAQQITGTPGSPGATTTIDGKYLPPPAPKFGGDINLQASQSKPYWPARVVPPQGAPNVLLIMTDDQGYGVSGTFGGVIPTPAMDRIAQMGLRYTQCHSTALCSPTRAALITGRNHHSVGFGIISEQATGYPGYDSILGPENATIGTILKQNGYATSWFGKNHNTPSYQYGATGPFDQWPIGMGFDYFYGFMGGETDQWTPYLFRNTTQVFPWVGNPGYNLTTDMADDAIAHLRQLNAAAPDQPFFVYYVPGGTHSPHQPTKEWIDKFKGKFDMGWNALREQIFANQKRLGVIPANTQLTAWPDDLQKWETLTADEKKLFARQAEVFAAYVAYTDHEIGRVIQEVQDEGKLDNTLIIYISGDNGTSAEGTTRGTPNQYTAYNGILDLPIAEQLKAYDAWGSAATYPHMAVAWSWAFDTPFKWMKQVASHFGGTRQGMAIAWPNHIKDAGGIRTQFHHLIDIVPTILEATGIPAPLMVNGIAQKPIEGVSMAYTFDKANANAPSARTTQYFEMFANRAIYHDGWIAATTPPAPPWLLGTVKLPEDVVNGYKWELYNIAEDYSESNDLAAKMPDKLRELQELFIVEATKYNVFPLDNSVLPRIVAARPSATAGRNTFTYSGELSGLPESDAPSILNRSYTITAELDIPGAGTTVGRAGPQDGNEGMIVTEGGRFGGYALYLLRGKPVFVYNFVGLEHFRWEGKDALTPGKHTVVFDFKYEGPGFGKGGTGVLKVDDKEVATSKIPHTIPFIIAIEETFDVGVDTRTGVEDKDYQVPFRFTGKLDKLTIKLGPVQLTSEDHQVIRHARAGANN